In a genomic window of Brassica rapa cultivar Chiifu-401-42 chromosome A10, CAAS_Brap_v3.01, whole genome shotgun sequence:
- the LOC103846433 gene encoding uncharacterized protein LOC103846433: MSMRGEAEAWPEMEAIARKMVEEVDTESSGSSEAETESPRSVGRWTAKERVHSQVLKIREEDLCVLENRRYLHRPHGLGFFLISRPNLPCSPLSGKVKSLNAIH; the protein is encoded by the coding sequence atGAGTATGAGAGGAGAAGCTGAAGCTTGGCCGGAGATGGAGGCGATAGCTAGGAAGATGGTGGAGGAAGTTGACACAGAGAGCAGCGGATCGTCCGAAGCTGAGACTGAGTCTCCAAGATCCGTTGGACGCTGGACTGCTAAGGAGAGAGTGCATAGCCAGGTTTTAAAGATCAGAGAGGAGGATCTTTGCGTTCTCGAGAATCGTCGATATCTTCATCGTCCACATGGTCTCGGTTTCTTCTTGATCTCGAGGCCGAACTTGCCGTGTTCGCCTCTCAGTGGCAAAGTGAAATCCCTTAACGCGATTCATTGA
- the LOC103846434 gene encoding peroxidase 56, which produces MAALQMNISCLIFLQVLLLLLSLFAQTNAQGLKVGFYDNTCPKAEGIVKKSVLDAIKKDRTIGAPLLRMFFHDCFVRGCEGSVLLELKNKKDEKNAPPNLSLRGFEIIDNVKEAVEKECPGVVSCSDVLALVARDAVVALNGPSWGVETGRRDGRVTNINEARANLPSPFDNITSLITQFRSKGLDKKDLVVLSGGHTVGNGHCPLITNRLYNFTGKGDSDPNLDTEYAANLRGRCKPTDTTTALEMDPGSFKTFDESYFKLVSQRRGFFQSDAALLDNQETKSYVLKQTKSYGSTFFKDFGVSMVKMGRIGVLTGRAGEVRKKCRMVN; this is translated from the exons ATGGCTGCTTTGCAGATGAATATCTCTTGTCTCATCTTTCTTCAAGTACTACTGCTCTTGCTCTCTTTGTTTGCTCAAACCAATGCGCAAGGGTTGAAAGTCGGGTTCTATGACAACACATGCCCGAAAGCTGAGGGTATTGTCAAGAAGTCTGTCCTCGATGCGATAAAGAAGGATCGGACAATTGGAGCTCCTTTGCTCAGAATGTTCTTCCACGACTGTTTCGTTAGG GGATGCGAAGGGTCGGTCTTGCTAGAGCTAAAGAACAAAAAAGACGAAAAGAATGCGCCTCCTAATCTCAGCCTTCGAGGGTTTGAGATCATAGATAATGTCAAGGAAGCTGTAGAAAAGGAGTGTCCAGGCGTTGTTTCTTGCTCTGATGTATTGGCCCTTGTCGCTAGAGACGCAGTGGTTGCG cTCAATGGACCGTCATGGGGAGTTGAAACGGGAAGAAGAGACGGCCGGGTTACAAACATCAATGAAGCCAGAGCGAACTTACCATCACCATTTGATAATATCACTAGCCTTATCACCCAATTTCGTTCCAAAGGCCTCGACAAGAAAGACCTCGTTGTGCTTTCAG GTGGACACACGGTTGGCAACGGACATTGTCCTCTGATCACAAACCGACTCTACAATTTCACCGGAAAAGGAGACAGCGACCCGAACCTAGACACGGAATACGCAGCCAACCTCAGAGGAAGATGCAAGCCTACCGATACCACGACGGCTCTAGAAatggatccaggaagcttcaaaACATTCGATGAAAGCTACTTCAAGCTTGTGTCTCAAAGAAGAGGGTTCTTTCAATCTGACGCAGCTCTTTTGGACAACCAAGAAACTAAGTCTTACGTTCTCAAGCAAACAAAAAGCTATGGATCTACTTTCTTTAAGGACTTTGGTGTCTCTATGGTGAAGATGGGTCGGATTGGGGTTTTGACCGGTCGGGCCGGGGAAGTTCGGAAGAAGTGCAGAATGGTTAACTAA
- the LOC103846435 gene encoding transcription factor PRE2, with translation MSSSRRSRQASSSSRISDDQITDLISKLRQSIPEIRQNRRSSTVSASKVLQETCNYIRNLNKEADDLSDRLSQLLETIDPNSPQAAIIRSLINE, from the exons ATGTCATCTAGCAGGAGGTCGAGACAAGCAAGCTCATCATCGAGGATTAGCGATGATCAGATCACTGATCTTATCTCAAAGCTCCGACAATCTATTCCAGAGATTCGCCAGAACCGTCGTTCCAGCACG GTATCAGCATCGAAGGTGTTACAAGAGACTTGCAATTACATAAGAAACTTGAACAAAGAAGCCGATGATCTCAGTGATCGTCTGTCTCAGCTTCTGGAAACCATTGATCCTAATAGCCCACAAGCAGCCATTATTAGGAGCTTGATTAATGAATAA
- the LOC103846428 gene encoding putative F-box protein At3g23420, whose translation MKMCDLPKDMAEEVLCRIPVTSLRPIRSTCKKWNKLSKCGLFAKKHLAHQAKVAEEEAKEGRLVVMMMDYRVFLMRFNLSNKSCVVEREARLIGPDGSDQLDVCGIFHCDGLLLCIPKDHSRLVVWNPYWGQTRWIEHTHNCRLVDKHRCSYTYALGYDRNSKSHKVLRVIDFLSHFVEFKIYDFSSDSWRIILDLFPRTWMIRYGERGLSLKGNTYWFAAYRQSTNGFLVCFDFTRETFGPPLSLPRVASFQDTVSLSSVREDQLVVLFQTLTILTFEIWISTKIGDDPNAVSWNNKFFLSANIKQLIHPQWQFPASACFFIAEDNKVAVVFDKDTDIQNPTREVAYIIGVDGSLKEAADVRECADRHCGAFLCSYVPSLVQLN comes from the coding sequence ATGAAGATGTGTGATCTTCCGAAGGACATGGCTGAGGAGGTGCTCTGTCGAATTCCAGTGACATCTCTGAGACCTATCCGATCTACTTGCAAAAAGTGGAACAAGTTGTCCAAGTGTGGCTTATTTGCAAAGAAGCACCTTGCTCATCAAGCAAAAGtagcagaagaagaagcaaaggaGGGCCGTCTTGTGGTCATGATGATGGATTATAGGGTTTTTTTGATGAGATTCAATCTTTCCAACAAATCATGTGTAGTAGAGCGTGAAGCTAGACTTATTGGCCCAGACGGTTCAGATCAACTCGATGTGTGTGGAATTTTTCACTGCGACGGTTTATTGTTATGCATCCCCAAAGATCACTCCAGGCTCGTGGTTTGGAACCCGTATTGGGGGCAAACCAGGTGGATCGAGCACACACATAATTGCCGCTTAGTGGACAAGCATAGGTGTTCTTATACGTATGCTCTCGGTTACGACCGTAACAGTAAGTCCCACAAAGTCTTGAGAGTTATTGATTTTCTCTCTCATTTTGTCGAGTTCAAAATCTACGACTTCAGTTCTGATTCATGGAGGATTATTCTTGACCTCTTTCCTCGAACGTGGATGATAAGATATGGTGAACGTGGCCTATCTTTAAAGGGAAACACCTACTGGTTTGCTGCATATAGACAATCTACCAATGGTTTCTTAGTCTGTTTCGATTTCACAAGAGAGACATTCGGGCCGCCTTTGTCTCTACCGCGTGTGGCTTCTTTTCAAGATACCGTGAGTCTATCTAGTGTTAGAGAAGATCAGCTTGTGGTTTTATTCCAGACCTTGACTATATTGACGTTTGAGATCTGGATTTCCACTAAGATTGGTGATGACCCTAACGCCGTGTCCTGGAACAACAAGTTTTTCTTATCGGCCAATATCAAACAACTCATTCACCCTCAGTGGCAGTTTCCTGCATCTGCGTGTTTCTTCATTGCCGAGGACAATAAAGTCGCCGTGGTTTTTGATAAAGACACAGATATACAAAACCCCACTCGCGAAGTAGCTTACATCATTGGAGTAGATGGATCCTTGAAAGAAGCAGCAGATGTCAGAGAATGTGCAGACCGTCATTGTGGTGCATTTCTTTGCTCATATGTTCCAAGCTTAGTGCAACTTAATTAA
- the LOC103846431 gene encoding zinc-finger homeodomain protein 8, translating to MDVIATSATIVSHLDSQQPMTQAPTRIQPAKPISFSNGKHHHDHQHHASQVVVAAYKECLKNHAAGIGGHALDGCGEFIPSPTFNTSDPTSLTCDACGCHRNFHRREDDLSAVSAAVPRIEFRPHNRHQLPPPPLPPVGVGSQDDDDPASPPPISSSYMLLALSGRATAAPVSRKRFRTKFSEFQKGKMFEFAERVGWRMPKADDVDVVEFCREIGVERSVFKVWMHNNKTPGRGGGARRANGDGGVGDDRENVPTNGSFAST from the coding sequence ATGGATGTAATAGCTACTTCAGCTACTATAGTATCCCACCTGGATTCGCAGCAACCCATGACCCAAGCTCCGACCCGGATACAGCCCGCGAAGCCTATTTCTTTCTCCAACGGGAAACATCACCACGACCACCAACATCATGCGTCTCAAGTGGTGGTTGCTGCTTATAAAGAGTGTCTCAAGAACCACGCCGCTGGAATCGGCGGTCACGCTTTAGACGGTTGCGGCGAGTTTATACCGTCGCCGACGTTTAACACCAGCGACCCGACTTCACTAACATGCGACGCCTGCGGTTGCCACCGTAACTTTCACCGCCGCGAAGACGATCTATCTGCTGTTTCAGCTGCTGTCCCGAGGATAGAGTTTCGTCCTCATAACCGTCACCAGCTTCCTCCGCCGCCGCTACCTCCGGTGGGAGTTGGCAGCCAAGACGACGATGATCCTGCTTCTCCTCCGCCGATCTCGTCTTCTTATATGCTTCTTGCACTCTCCGGAAGAGCCACGGCGGCTCCGGTGTCGAGGAAGCGTTTTAGGACGAAGTTTAGTGAGTTTCAGAAGGGGAAGATGTTCGAGTTCGCGGAGAGAGTTGGGTGGAGGATGCCGAAAGCGGATGACGTGGATGTGGTGGAGTTTTGTCGGGAGATTGGAGTTGAGAGGAGTGTTTTCAAAGTGTGGATGCATAACAACAAGACTCCAGGACGCGGCGGTGGAGCTAGAAGAGCCAACGGAGACGGAGGAGTAGGAGACGACCGTGAGAATGTTCCGACAAACGGGTCGTTTGCTTCAACGTGA
- the LOC103846425 gene encoding uncharacterized protein LOC103846425, whose protein sequence is MGQSCFFKVLLVSSLILLILFSTAMGRNLRTTKLSGVHSTAELFPSQDGIVRNMIELMDYKPPESNTNWSGFVATPPPQSPPLP, encoded by the exons ATGGGTCAATCTTGTTTCTTCAAAGTTCTCCTTGTCTCCTCTCTTATACTACTTATATTATTCTCCACTG CCATGGGGAGAAACTTGCGAACTACAAAGTTGTCAGGAGTTCACAGCACTGCTGAGCTATTTCCTTCCCAG GATGGCATTGTGCGGAATATGATTGAGCTGATGGACTACAAGCCGCCGGAGTCCAACACCAATTGGAGTGGTTTCGTCGCCACTCCTCCTCCCCAATCACCTCCACTTCCATAG
- the LOC103846424 gene encoding KH domain-containing protein HEN4, with translation MSPEHRDTHWKRSRPQSDDDDDTGSKRRHRGSDDRDSLAIDTVFRYLCPVKKIGSVIGRGGDIVKQLRMETRAKIKIGEAVTGCDERVVTIFSASDETNEVGDGERVLLSPAQDALFRVHDRVVAADGGDGSDGERNVTAKMLVPSDQIGCVLGRGGQVVQNIRSETGAHIRIVKDRNMPLCALSSDELIQISGEVLIVKKALHQIASRLHENPSRTQNILSSAPPLMSHACGSRIVGIAPLMDPYSRDLSRPLYQALRNDPPAATDFYIRLVSPADNIASVIGKGGALINQLRQETRATIKVDSARTEGNDCLITISAREVFDEAYSPTIEAAMRLQSKCSDKVERDSGLVSFTTRLLVPSSRIGCLLGKGGAIITEMRRMTKANIRVLGKDNLPKVASQDDEMVQISGEFDVAKDALIQITSRLRANVFDREGSVSTLMPVLPYVPVALDAGDRLDYDRRDSRRPERSNHYPGGYGSSGLSEGYSRYGAPVGGSSSSSTYGVYGGYASGRSGSSGLSSHSSSHRRRSYDY, from the exons ATGTCACCGGAACATAGAGATACACATTGGAAGAGGTCTCGTCCCCAATCTGACGACGATGACGATACTGGAAGCAAAAGGAGACATCGTGGTTCTGACGACAGAGACTCTCTTGCGATTGACACTGTGTTCCGTTACCTCTGCCCTGTTAAAAAGATTGGGAGTGTCATTGGGAGAGGAGGAGACATTGTCAAGCAGCTGAGGATGGAGACGAGGGCGAAGATTAAGATAGGAGAGGCGGTTACAGGGTGTGATGAGCGCGTGGTTACGATCTTTAGCGCTAGTGATGAGACTAATGAGGTTGGAGATGGAGagagagttcttctttctcctgcGCAGGATGCTTTGTTCAGGGTTCATGATAGAGTGGTTGCTGCGGATGGTGGAGATGGATCTGATGGAGAGAGGAATGTTACTGCTAAGATGCTTGTTCCTTCGGATCAGATTGGGTGTGTGCTTGGGAGAGGTGGCCAAGTTGTTCAGAACATTCGGAGTGAGACTGGTGCTCACATTCGTATAGTCAAGGACAGGAACATGCCTCTTTGTGCCTTGAGTTCAGATGAGCTCATTCAG aTATCTGGAGAAGTGCTGATTGTTAAGAAGGCTCTGCATCAGATTGCTTCCCGCCTCCATGAGAATCCTTCGCGTACTCAGAACATTCTTTCTTCTGCTCCTCCACTCATGAGCCATGCGTGTGGTTCTCGAATTGTGGGGATTGCTCCGCTGATGGATCCCTATTCAAGAGATTTGTCACGCCCTTTATACCAAGCTCTTAGAAACGACCCACCGGCGGCTACAGATTTTTATATCAGGCTAGTCTCGCCGGCTGATAATATTGCAAGTGTTATTGGTAAAGGCGGTGCTCTGATCAATCAGCTTCGACAGGAAACGAGAGCGACCATTAAAGTTGATAGCGCTAGAACCGAAGGAAACGATTGTTTGATAACTATATCAGCAAGAGag GTTTTCGATGAGGCGTATTCTCCAACCATAGAAGCGGCTATGCGGCTGCAGTCAAAGTGCAGCGACAAGGTGGAGAGAGACTCTGGACTTGTTTCGTTCACGACTCGCCTTCTTGTGCCGAGTTCTAGGATTGGTTGTCTTCTTGGTAAAGGAGGAGCTATCATAACCGAGATGAGGAGAATGACCAAAGCTAACATCCGTGTACTAGGGAAGGATAATCTTCCTAAAGTTGCATCTCAAGATGATGAGATGGTTCAG aTTTCTGGAGAGTTTGATGTTGCCAAGGATGCTCTCATACAAATTACGTCAAGATTAAGAGCCAACGTGTTTGACCGGGAAGGTTCTGTTTCTACACTTATGCCGGTCTTGCCTTATGTTCCTGTTGCGCTAGATGCTGGTGATAGATTGGACTATGATAGGAGAGATAGCAGAAGACCTGAACGCTCGAATCATTATCCTGGTGGTTATGGCTCTAGTGGTCTGTCTGAAGGTTATTCGCGTTATGGTGCACCG GTTGgtggtagtagtagtagtagtacaTATGGAGTGTATGGAGGTTATGCATCTGGACGCAGTGGCAGTTCTGG GTTATCCAGCCATTCCTCTAGCCATCGACGCAGAAGCTATGATTATTAG
- the LOC103846430 gene encoding 50S ribosomal protein L27, which yields MNFLNSAASLCRRVSLRELITEVPAYGGSGISDCSSSGLSLVLKRWATKKTAGSTKNGRDSKPKNLGVKKFGGENVIPGNIIVRQRGTRFHPGDYVGIGKDHTLFALKEGRVRFEKNKITGRKWIHVDPKGGHVLHPIYNKAAAAKSTGMETASSS from the exons ATGAATTTTTTAAACTCAGCAGCATCCTTATGCAGGAGAGTGAGTCTGAGGGAACTTATCACAGAGGTTCCTGCTTACGGTGGCAGTGGCATCTCCG ATTGTTCTTCGAGTGGGTTGAGTTTGGTGTTGAAGCGTTGGGCTACTAAGAAAACCGCCGGTTCCACCAAGAACGGACGTGACTCTAAACCCAAGAATCTCGGCGTCAAGAAGTTCGGAGGAGAG AATGTTATACCGGGAAACATAATAGTCCGTCAACGTGGAACTCGGTTTCATCCGGGAGACTATGTCGGGATCGGGAAGGACCATACTCTGTTTGCGTTGAAGGAAGGACGAGTCAGGTTCGAGAAAAACAAGATCACTGGGCGGAAGTGGATTCATGTTGATCCCAAGGGAGGTCATGTTCTTCACCCTATCTACAATAAAGCTGCTGCCGCCAAGTCGACTGGGATGGAGACAGCTTCGTCTTCCTGA
- the LOC103846427 gene encoding ATP-dependent zinc metalloprotease FTSH 6, chloroplastic, protein MKMASSTSALSLPLSNIPTCINKSQEFPKSTHLSKSSHSHNPLLKTKTPDSKLTKRAFLNLTALGLTSPLVLTHPAKAEPEAPIEAASNRMSYSRFLHHLEENEVKKVDLFENGTVAIAEISNPALRKIQRVRVNLPGLPVDLIRKMKEKNVDFAAHPLDVNWGALLLNFLGNFGVPLVLLGSLLLASSRTPSGPNLPFGLGRSKAKFQMEPNTGITFEDVAGVDEAKQDFEEIVEFLKTPEKFSALGAKIPKGVLLTGPPGTGKTLLAKAIAGEAGVPFFSLSGSEFIEMFVGVGASRVRDLFNKAKANSPCLVFIDEIDAVGRIRGTGLGGGNDEREQTLNQILTEMDGFAGNTGVLVIAATNRPEILDAALVRPGRFDRQVSVGLPDIRGREEILKVHSKSKKLDDEVSLSVIAMRTPGFSGADLANLMNEAAILAGRRGQEKITPKEIDDSIDRIVAGMEGTKMVDGKSKALVAYHEVGHAVCATLTEGHDPVQKVTLIPRGQARGLTWFLPGEDPTLVSKQQLFARIVGGLGGRAAEEVIFGEPEITTGAAGDLQQITQIARQMVTMFGMSEIGPWALTDPATTQSDIVLRMLARSSMSEKLAEEIDQCVKKIIDNAYQIAKNHVRNNREAIDKLVDVLLDKETLTGDEFRAILSEYTHQTLKIEDRVRIKDLISVYK, encoded by the exons ATGAAAATGGCCTCTTCAACGTCAGCTTtgtctctccctctctctaaCATCCCAACCTGTATTAATAAGTCCCAAGAGTTTCCAAAATCAACTCATCTATCTAAATCCAGCCACAGTCACAATCCTCTTCTCAAAACTAAAACTCCAGACTCTAAACTCACCAAGAGAGCCTTCCTGAACTTAACCGCCTTGGGGCTTACGTCACCTCTAGTATTGACTCATCCCGCAAAGGCTGAACCAGAAGCTCCCATCGAAGCCGCTTCCAACAGAATGTCGTACTCGAGGTTCCTGCACCATCTGGAAGAGAATGAGGTGAAGAAAGTTGACTTGTTCGAGAATGGGACTGTTGCCATCGCAGAGATCTCCAATCCAGCGTTAAGAAAGATCCAGAGGGTTAGGGTTAACCTTCCGGGTTTGCCTGTTGATCTGATCaggaagatgaaggagaagaacgTAGACTTCGCTGCACATCCCCTAGATGTGAACTGGGGAGCTCTCTTGCTCAATTTCTTGGGGAATTTTGGGGTTCCCTTGGTCTTACTTGGCTCTCTGCTATTAGCATCTTCTAGAACCCCTAGTGGACCCAACTTGCCTTTTGGCCTTGGAAG AAGCAAAGCTAAGTTTCAGATGGAACCAAACACAGGGATAACATTCGAGGACGTTGCAGGAGTAGACGAAGCCAAGCAAGACTTTGAAGAGATAGTAGAATTCTTGAAAACACCTGAGAAATTCTCAGCCTTGGGTGCTAAAATCCCAAAAGGTGTCTTGTTGACAGGACCGCCAGGAACCGGAAAGACTCTCCTGGCCAAGGCCATAGCCGGAGAAGCTGGAGTTCCGTTCTTCTCATTGTCTGGTTCGGAGTTCATAGAGATGTTTGTTGGTGTAGGAGCATCTAGGGTTAGAGACTTGTTCAACAAGGCAAAGGCTAACTCACCCTGTTTAGTGTTCATTGATGAGATTGATGCTGTTGGGAGAATAAGGGGAACCGGTTTAGGAGGAGGAAACGACGAACGTGAGCAGACGCTAAACCAGATTTTAACTGAAATGGATGGGTTTGCGGGGAATACCGGAGTGCTCGTGATAGCTGCAACGAACAGGCCAGAGATTCTAGACGCCGCTTTGGTCCGACCAGGGAGATTCGATAGGCAG GTTTCCGTTGGATTACCGGATATCAGAGGAAGAGAGGAGATATTAAAAGTCCACAGCAAAAGCAAGAAACTTGACGATGAAGTATCTTTGAGCGTGATCGCCATGAGAACTCCTGGTTTTAGTGGAGCTGACCTGGCGAACCTCATGAACGAAGCTGCGATTCTCGCCGGAAGAAGAGGACAAGAGAAGATTACCCCTAAAGAGATTGACGACTCCATTGATCGGATTGTCGCCGGAATGGAAGGGACGAAGATGGTCGACGGTAAAAGCAAAGCGCTCGTAGCGTACCATGAAGTAGGACATGCAGTCTGTGC GACATTGACTGAGGGTCACGACCCGGTTCAGAAAGTAACATTGATTCCTAGAGGTCAAGCACGTGGTCTCACGTGGTTCTTACCGGGAGAAGACCCCACGTTGGTTTCTAAACAGCAGTTGTTCGCTAGAATCGTCGGAGGACTAGGAGGCAGAGCCGCCGAGGAAGTAATTTTCGGAGAGCCAGAGATAACCACCGGAGCTGCGGGGGATCTCCAGCAAATAACACAGATAGCAAGACAG ATGGTGACGATGTTTGGTATGTCGGAGATTGGTCCGTGGGCTCTAACGGACCCAGCGACCACGCAAAGCGACATCGTTCTAAGGATGCTCGCGAGAAGCTCTATGTCCGAGAAACTCGCCGAGGAAATCGATCAATGCGTGAAGAAAATAATTGATAATGCTTACCAGATCGCAAAGAATCACGTGAGGAATAACAGAGAAGCCATAGACAAGCTTGTTGATGTCTTGTTGGACAAGGAAACCTTAACAGGAGACGAGTTTCGAGCAATCTTGTCTGAATACACTCATCAAACGTTAAAAATCGAGGATAGAGTTAGAATCAAAGATTTGATTAGTgtgtacaaataa
- the LOC103846426 gene encoding uncharacterized protein At5g19025, whose product MVHLQSSISVVEQSPIMANSSDHNKPRASRKSSSICCDGSPSAAIDVLILIAVVTSSGFLIFPYIRFIAVKSVEIFSDVSCIVKEEILRNPDPVVYGLIALSVSCTALSAWMIVILVSSRNKCGKPGCRGLGKANAEFDIQLETEDCVKGGSGSSVVSKKGLFELPRDHHRELEAELKKMAPINGRAVLVFRAKCGCSVGRLEVPGPKKQQRKIKK is encoded by the coding sequence ATGGTACATCTCCAGAGCTCAATCTCCGTCGTCGAACAATCACCGATCATGGCAAACTCATCAGACCACAACAAGCCAAGAGCCAGCCGTAAATCATCATCAATCTGCTGCGACGGATCTCCGTCAGCAGCCATCGACGTTCTGATCTTGATCGCCGTCGTGACATCATCGGGGTTCTTGATCTTCCCTTACATCAGATTCATCGCCGTCAAGTCCGTGGAGATCTTCTCCGACGTCTCGTGCATAGTCAAGGAAGAGATTCTCCGTAACCCCGACCCGGTTGTATACGGGCTGATCGCGTTGAGCGTCTCGTGCACTGCCTTGTCGGCTTGGATGATTGTTATACTTGTCTCTAGTCGGAATAAATGCGGGAAGCCTGGTTGCAGAGGGCTGGGGAAGGCTAATGCGGAGTTTGATATTCAGCTTGAGACGGAGGATTGTGTGAAAGGTGGATCGGGGTCGAGTGTTGTTAGCAAGAAGGGGTTGTTTGAGTTGCCTCGTGATCACCACCGTGAGTTGGAGGCGGAGCTGAAGAAGATGGCTCCGATTAATGGGAGGGCGGTGTTGGTTTTTAGGGCGAAGTGTGGGTGTTCGGTTGGGAGGTTAGAGGTTCCTGGTCCTAAGAAGCAGCAAAGGAAGATCAAGAAATGA
- the LOC103846432 gene encoding 40S ribosomal protein S9-1 produces MVHVCYYRNYGKTFKGPRRPFEKERLDSELKLVGEYGLRNKRELWRVQYSLSRIRNAARDLLTLDEKNPKRIFEGEALLRKMNRYGLLDESQNKLDYVLALTVENFLERRLQTIVFKSGMAKSIHHSRVLIRQRHIRVGKQLVNIPSFMVRLDSQKHIDFALTSPFGGGRPGRVKRRNEKSASKKASGGDADGDDEE; encoded by the exons ATGGTGCACGTTTGCTACTACCGCAACT ATGGGAAAACATTCAAGGGCCCACGTCGTCCTTTCGAGAAGGAGCGTCTCGACTCCGAGTTGAAGCTAGTTGGTGAGTACGGTCTCCGTAACAAGCGTGAGCTCTGGAGAGTGCAGTACTCTCTGAGCCGTATCCGTAACGCGGCTAGAGATCTTCTGACTCTCGACGAGAAGAATCCCAAGAGGATCTTTGAAGGGGAGGCACTCCTCCGTAAGATGAACCGTTACGGTCTTCTTGATGAGAGCCAGAACAAGCTTGATTACGTCTTGGCGTTGACCGTTGAGAATTTCCTTGAGCGTAGGCTTCAGACTATTGTGTTCAAGTCTGGTATGGCTAAGTCTATCCATCACTCCCGTGTCCTCATCAGGCAGAGGCATATCAG GGTTGGGAAGCAGTTGGTGAACATTCCTTCGTTCATGGTGAGACTTGACTCTCAGAAGCACATTGACTTTGCTCTGACCAGTCCCTTCGGTGGTGGACGTCCCGGAAGAGTGAAGAGAAGAAATGAGAAGTCTGCCTCCAAGAAAGCTTCTGGTGGTGATGCAGATGGTGATGACGAAGAGTAA